From a single Equus asinus isolate D_3611 breed Donkey chromosome 2, EquAss-T2T_v2, whole genome shotgun sequence genomic region:
- the TPM1 gene encoding tropomyosin alpha-1 chain isoform X19: protein MDAIKKKMQMLKLDKENALDRAEQAEADKKAAEDRSKQLEDELVSLQKKLKGTEDELDKYSEALKDAQEKLELAEKKATDAEADVASLNRRIQLVEEELDRAQERLATALQKLEEAEKAADESERGMKVIESRAQKDEEKMEIQEIQLKEAKHIAEDADRKYEEVARKLVIIESDLERAEERAELSEGQVRQLEEQLRIMDQTLKALMAAEDKYSQKEDKYEEEIKVLSDKLKEAETRAEFAERSVTKLEKSIDDLEEKVAHAKEENLSMHQMLDQTLLELNNM, encoded by the exons ATGGACGCCATCAAGAAGAAGATGCAAATGCTGAAGCTCGACAAGGAGAACGCCTTGGATCGAGCGGAGCAGGCAGAGGCCGATAAGAAGGCGGCGGAGGACAGGAGCAAACAG CTGGAAGATGAGCTAGTGTCGCTGCAAAAGAAACTCAAGGGCACCGAAGATGAACTGGACAAATACTCCGAGGCTCTCAAAGATGCCCAGGAGAAGCTGGAGCTGGCGGAGAAAAAGGCCACCGAC GCTGAAGCCGATGTGGCCTCTCTGAACAGACGCATCCAGCTGgttgaggaagagctggatcGTGCCCAGGAGCGTCTGGCCACAGCCCtgcagaagctggaggaagcCGAGAAGGCAGCAGATGAGAGCGAGAG AGGCATGAAAGTCATTGAGAGCCGAGCCCAAAAGgatgaagagaaaatggaaattcagGAGATCCAACTGAAAGAGGCCAAGCACATTGCTGAAGATGCCGACCGCAAGTATGAAGAG GTGGCCCGTAAGCTGGTCATCATTGAGAGTGACTTGGAACGTGCAGAGGAACGGGCTGAGCTCTCAGAAGG CCAAGTTCGACAGCTGGAAGAACAATTAAGAATAATGGATCAGACCTTGAAAGCATTAATGGCTGCAGAGGATAAG TACTCACAGAAGGAAGACAAATATGAGGAAGAGATCAAGGTCCTTTCTGACAAGCTGAAGGAG GCTGAGACTCGGGCTGAATTTGCAGAGAGGTCAGTAACTAAATTGGAGAAAAGCATTGATGACTTAGAAG AGAAAGTGGCTCACGCCAAAGAAGAAAACCTTAGTATGCATCAGATGCTGGATCAGACTTTACTGGAGTTAAACAACATGTGA
- the TPM1 gene encoding tropomyosin alpha-1 chain isoform X10 produces MANSVSLSLSPSPSLSFPLSLCSCPSGSVHPHPSPAGSRCLLHPPPPPSPSPTANSQLEDELVSLQKKLKGTEDELDKYSEALKDAQEKLELAEKKATDAEADVASLNRRIQLVEEELDRAQERLATALQKLEEAEKAADESERGMKVIESRAQKDEEKMEIQEIQLKEAKHIAEDADRKYEEVARKLVIIESDLERAEERAELSEGQVRQLEEQLRIMDQTLKALMAAEDKYSQKEDKYEEEIKVLSDKLKEAETRAEFAERSVTKLEKSIDDLEEKVAHAKEENLSMHQMLDQTLLELNNM; encoded by the exons ATGGCtaactctgtctctctctctctctctccctctccctccctgtctttccctctctccctctgttcctGTCCTTCTGGTTCTGTGCACCCACACCCCTCCCCTGCGGGATCACGCTGCCtgctgcaccccccccccccaccttccccGTCCCCCACGGCCAACTCCCAGCTGGAAGATGAGCTAGTGTCGCTGCAAAAGAAACTCAAGGGCACCGAAGATGAACTGGACAAATACTCCGAGGCTCTCAAAGATGCCCAGGAGAAGCTGGAGCTGGCGGAGAAAAAGGCCACCGAC GCTGAAGCCGATGTGGCCTCTCTGAACAGACGCATCCAGCTGgttgaggaagagctggatcGTGCCCAGGAGCGTCTGGCCACAGCCCtgcagaagctggaggaagcCGAGAAGGCAGCAGATGAGAGCGAGAG AGGCATGAAAGTCATTGAGAGCCGAGCCCAAAAGgatgaagagaaaatggaaattcagGAGATCCAACTGAAAGAGGCCAAGCACATTGCTGAAGATGCCGACCGCAAGTATGAAGAG GTGGCCCGTAAGCTGGTCATCATTGAGAGTGACTTGGAACGTGCAGAGGAACGGGCTGAGCTCTCAGAAGG CCAAGTTCGACAGCTGGAAGAACAATTAAGAATAATGGATCAGACCTTGAAAGCATTAATGGCTGCAGAGGATAAG TACTCACAGAAGGAAGACAAATATGAGGAAGAGATCAAGGTCCTTTCTGACAAGCTGAAGGAG GCTGAGACTCGGGCTGAATTTGCAGAGAGGTCAGTAACTAAATTGGAGAAAAGCATTGATGACTTAGAAG AGAAAGTGGCTCACGCCAAAGAAGAAAACCTTAGTATGCATCAGATGCTGGATCAGACTTTACTGGAGTTAAACAACATGTGA
- the TPM1 gene encoding tropomyosin alpha-1 chain isoform X23, with protein MDAIKKKMQMLKLDKENALDRAEQAEADKKAAEDRSKQLEEDIAAMEKLMRASEDERDRVLEELHKAEDSLLAADEAAAKLEDELVSLQKKLKGTEDELDKYSEALKDAQEKLELAEKKATDAEADVASLNRRIQLVEEELDRAQERLATALQKLEEAEKAADESERGMKVIESRAQKDEEKMEIQEIQLKEAKHIAEDADRKYEEVARKLVIIESDLERAEERAELSEGKCAELEEELKTVTNNLKSLEAQAEKYSQKEDKYEEEIKVLSDKLKEAETRAEFAERSVTKLEKSIDDLEEKVAHAKEENLSMHQMLDQTLLELNNM; from the exons ATGGACGCCATCAAGAAGAAGATGCAAATGCTGAAGCTCGACAAGGAGAACGCCTTGGATCGAGCGGAGCAGGCAGAGGCCGATAAGAAGGCGGCGGAGGACAGGAGCAAACAG CTCGAGGAGGACATCGCGGCGATGGAGAAGCTAATGCGGGCGTCGGAGGACGAGCGGGACCGGGTGCTGGAGGAGCTGCACAAGGCGGAGGACAGCCTCCTGGCCGCCGACGAGGCCGCCGCCAAG CTGGAAGATGAGCTAGTGTCGCTGCAAAAGAAACTCAAGGGCACCGAAGATGAACTGGACAAATACTCCGAGGCTCTCAAAGATGCCCAGGAGAAGCTGGAGCTGGCGGAGAAAAAGGCCACCGAC GCTGAAGCCGATGTGGCCTCTCTGAACAGACGCATCCAGCTGgttgaggaagagctggatcGTGCCCAGGAGCGTCTGGCCACAGCCCtgcagaagctggaggaagcCGAGAAGGCAGCAGATGAGAGCGAGAG AGGCATGAAAGTCATTGAGAGCCGAGCCCAAAAGgatgaagagaaaatggaaattcagGAGATCCAACTGAAAGAGGCCAAGCACATTGCTGAAGATGCCGACCGCAAGTATGAAGAG GTGGCCCGTAAGCTGGTCATCATTGAGAGTGACTTGGAACGTGCAGAGGAACGGGCTGAGCTCTCAGAAGG CAAATGTGCCGAGCTTGAAGAAGAATTGAAAACTGTGACGAACAACTTGAAGTCACTGGAGGCTCAGGCTGAGAAG TACTCACAGAAGGAAGACAAATATGAGGAAGAGATCAAGGTCCTTTCTGACAAGCTGAAGGAG GCTGAGACTCGGGCTGAATTTGCAGAGAGGTCAGTAACTAAATTGGAGAAAAGCATTGATGACTTAGAAG AGAAAGTGGCTCACGCCAAAGAAGAAAACCTTAGTATGCATCAGATGCTGGATCAGACTTTACTGGAGTTAAACAACATGTGA
- the TPM1 gene encoding tropomyosin alpha-1 chain isoform X11: MDAIKKKMQMLKLDKENALDRAEQAEADKKAAEDRSKQLEDELVSLQKKLKGTEDELDKYSEALKDAQEKLELAEKKATDAEADVASLNRRIQLVEEELDRAQERLATALQKLEEAEKAADESERGMKVIESRAQKDEEKMEIQEIQLKEAKHIAEDADRKYEEVARKLVIIESDLERAEERAELSEGKCAELEEELKTVTNNLKSLEAQAEKYSQKEDKYEEEIKVLSDKLKEAETRAEFAERSVTKLEKSIDDLEDKFLCFTSPKTLSSSWTFHLSELCGLSLLQLSLALSVSFLP; this comes from the exons ATGGACGCCATCAAGAAGAAGATGCAAATGCTGAAGCTCGACAAGGAGAACGCCTTGGATCGAGCGGAGCAGGCAGAGGCCGATAAGAAGGCGGCGGAGGACAGGAGCAAACAG CTGGAAGATGAGCTAGTGTCGCTGCAAAAGAAACTCAAGGGCACCGAAGATGAACTGGACAAATACTCCGAGGCTCTCAAAGATGCCCAGGAGAAGCTGGAGCTGGCGGAGAAAAAGGCCACCGAC GCTGAAGCCGATGTGGCCTCTCTGAACAGACGCATCCAGCTGgttgaggaagagctggatcGTGCCCAGGAGCGTCTGGCCACAGCCCtgcagaagctggaggaagcCGAGAAGGCAGCAGATGAGAGCGAGAG AGGCATGAAAGTCATTGAGAGCCGAGCCCAAAAGgatgaagagaaaatggaaattcagGAGATCCAACTGAAAGAGGCCAAGCACATTGCTGAAGATGCCGACCGCAAGTATGAAGAG GTGGCCCGTAAGCTGGTCATCATTGAGAGTGACTTGGAACGTGCAGAGGAACGGGCTGAGCTCTCAGAAGG CAAATGTGCCGAGCTTGAAGAAGAATTGAAAACTGTGACGAACAACTTGAAGTCACTGGAGGCTCAGGCTGAGAAG TACTCACAGAAGGAAGACAAATATGAGGAAGAGATCAAGGTCCTTTCTGACAAGCTGAAGGAG GCTGAGACTCGGGCTGAATTTGCAGAGAGGTCAGTAACTAAATTGGAGAAAAGCATTGATGACTTAGAAG ATAAGTTTCTTTGCTTCACTTCTCCCAAGACCCTTTCATCAAGCTGGACGttccacctctctgagctctgCGGTTTGTCTCTTCTCCAGCTGAGCCTGGCTCTTTCTGTCAGCTTCCTGCCGTAG
- the TPM1 gene encoding tropomyosin alpha-1 chain isoform X6, whose protein sequence is MAGSSSLEAVRRKIRSLQEQADAAEERAGSLQRELDYERKLRETAEADVASLNRRIQLVEEELDRAQERLATALQKLEEAEKAADESERGMKVIESRAQKDEEKMEIQEIQLKEAKHIAEDADRKYEEVARKLVIIESDLERAEERAELSEGQVRQLEEQLRIMDQTLKALMAAEDKYSQKEDKYEEEIKVLSDKLKEAETRAEFAERSVTKLEKSIDDLEEKVAHAKEENLSMHQMLDQTLLELNNM, encoded by the exons ATGGCGGGGAGCAGCTCGCTGGAGGCGGTGCGGAGGAAGATCCGGAGCCTGCAGGAGCAGGCGGACGCCGCGGAGGAGCGCGCGGGCAGCCTGCAGCGCGAGCTGGACTACGAGAGGAAGCTAAGGGAGACC GCTGAAGCCGATGTGGCCTCTCTGAACAGACGCATCCAGCTGgttgaggaagagctggatcGTGCCCAGGAGCGTCTGGCCACAGCCCtgcagaagctggaggaagcCGAGAAGGCAGCAGATGAGAGCGAGAG AGGCATGAAAGTCATTGAGAGCCGAGCCCAAAAGgatgaagagaaaatggaaattcagGAGATCCAACTGAAAGAGGCCAAGCACATTGCTGAAGATGCCGACCGCAAGTATGAAGAG GTGGCCCGTAAGCTGGTCATCATTGAGAGTGACTTGGAACGTGCAGAGGAACGGGCTGAGCTCTCAGAAGG CCAAGTTCGACAGCTGGAAGAACAATTAAGAATAATGGATCAGACCTTGAAAGCATTAATGGCTGCAGAGGATAAG TACTCACAGAAGGAAGACAAATATGAGGAAGAGATCAAGGTCCTTTCTGACAAGCTGAAGGAG GCTGAGACTCGGGCTGAATTTGCAGAGAGGTCAGTAACTAAATTGGAGAAAAGCATTGATGACTTAGAAG AGAAAGTGGCTCACGCCAAAGAAGAAAACCTTAGTATGCATCAGATGCTGGATCAGACTTTACTGGAGTTAAACAACATGTGA
- the TPM1 gene encoding tropomyosin alpha-1 chain isoform X3, which translates to MAGSSSLEAVRRKIRSLQEQADAAEERAGSLQRELDYERKLRETAEADVASLNRRIQLVEEELDRAQERLATALQKLEEAEKAADESERGMKVIESRAQKDEEKMEIQEIQLKEAKHIAEDADRKYEEVARKLVIIESDLERAEERAELSEGKCAELEEELKTVTNNLKSLEAQAEKYSQKEDKYEEEIKVLSDKLKEAETRAEFAERSVTKLEKSIDDLEEKVAHAKEENLSMHQMLDQTLLELNNM; encoded by the exons ATGGCGGGGAGCAGCTCGCTGGAGGCGGTGCGGAGGAAGATCCGGAGCCTGCAGGAGCAGGCGGACGCCGCGGAGGAGCGCGCGGGCAGCCTGCAGCGCGAGCTGGACTACGAGAGGAAGCTAAGGGAGACC GCTGAAGCCGATGTGGCCTCTCTGAACAGACGCATCCAGCTGgttgaggaagagctggatcGTGCCCAGGAGCGTCTGGCCACAGCCCtgcagaagctggaggaagcCGAGAAGGCAGCAGATGAGAGCGAGAG AGGCATGAAAGTCATTGAGAGCCGAGCCCAAAAGgatgaagagaaaatggaaattcagGAGATCCAACTGAAAGAGGCCAAGCACATTGCTGAAGATGCCGACCGCAAGTATGAAGAG GTGGCCCGTAAGCTGGTCATCATTGAGAGTGACTTGGAACGTGCAGAGGAACGGGCTGAGCTCTCAGAAGG CAAATGTGCCGAGCTTGAAGAAGAATTGAAAACTGTGACGAACAACTTGAAGTCACTGGAGGCTCAGGCTGAGAAG TACTCACAGAAGGAAGACAAATATGAGGAAGAGATCAAGGTCCTTTCTGACAAGCTGAAGGAG GCTGAGACTCGGGCTGAATTTGCAGAGAGGTCAGTAACTAAATTGGAGAAAAGCATTGATGACTTAGAAG AGAAAGTGGCTCACGCCAAAGAAGAAAACCTTAGTATGCATCAGATGCTGGATCAGACTTTACTGGAGTTAAACAACATGTGA
- the TPM1 gene encoding tropomyosin alpha-1 chain isoform X18: MDAIKKKMQMLKLDKENALDRAEQAEADKKAAEDRSKQLEEDIAAMEKLMRASEDERDRVLEELHKAEDSLLAADEAAAKAEADVASLNRRIQLVEEELDRAQERLATALQKLEEAEKAADESERGMKVIESRAQKDEEKMEIQEIQLKEAKHIAEDADRKYEEVARKLVIIESDLERAEERAELSEGKCAELEEELKTVTNNLKSLEAQAEKYSQKEDKYEEEIKVLSDKLKEAETRAEFAERSVTKLEKSIDDLEEKVAHAKEENLSMHQMLDQTLLELNNM, translated from the exons ATGGACGCCATCAAGAAGAAGATGCAAATGCTGAAGCTCGACAAGGAGAACGCCTTGGATCGAGCGGAGCAGGCAGAGGCCGATAAGAAGGCGGCGGAGGACAGGAGCAAACAG CTCGAGGAGGACATCGCGGCGATGGAGAAGCTAATGCGGGCGTCGGAGGACGAGCGGGACCGGGTGCTGGAGGAGCTGCACAAGGCGGAGGACAGCCTCCTGGCCGCCGACGAGGCCGCCGCCAAG GCTGAAGCCGATGTGGCCTCTCTGAACAGACGCATCCAGCTGgttgaggaagagctggatcGTGCCCAGGAGCGTCTGGCCACAGCCCtgcagaagctggaggaagcCGAGAAGGCAGCAGATGAGAGCGAGAG AGGCATGAAAGTCATTGAGAGCCGAGCCCAAAAGgatgaagagaaaatggaaattcagGAGATCCAACTGAAAGAGGCCAAGCACATTGCTGAAGATGCCGACCGCAAGTATGAAGAG GTGGCCCGTAAGCTGGTCATCATTGAGAGTGACTTGGAACGTGCAGAGGAACGGGCTGAGCTCTCAGAAGG CAAATGTGCCGAGCTTGAAGAAGAATTGAAAACTGTGACGAACAACTTGAAGTCACTGGAGGCTCAGGCTGAGAAG TACTCACAGAAGGAAGACAAATATGAGGAAGAGATCAAGGTCCTTTCTGACAAGCTGAAGGAG GCTGAGACTCGGGCTGAATTTGCAGAGAGGTCAGTAACTAAATTGGAGAAAAGCATTGATGACTTAGAAG AGAAAGTGGCTCACGCCAAAGAAGAAAACCTTAGTATGCATCAGATGCTGGATCAGACTTTACTGGAGTTAAACAACATGTGA
- the TPM1 gene encoding tropomyosin alpha-1 chain isoform X22: MDAIKKKMQMLKLDKENALDRAEQAEADKKAAEDRSKQLEEDIAAMEKLMRASEDERDRVLEELHKAEDSLLAADEAAAKAEADVASLNRRIQLVEEELDRAQERLATALQKLEEAEKAADESERGMKVIESRAQKDEEKMEIQEIQLKEAKHIAEDADRKYEEVARKLVIIESDLERAEERAELSEGQVRQLEEQLRIMDQTLKALMAAEDKYSQKEDKYEEEIKVLSDKLKEAETRAEFAERSVTKLEKSIDDLEEKVAHAKEENLSMHQMLDQTLLELNNM, encoded by the exons ATGGACGCCATCAAGAAGAAGATGCAAATGCTGAAGCTCGACAAGGAGAACGCCTTGGATCGAGCGGAGCAGGCAGAGGCCGATAAGAAGGCGGCGGAGGACAGGAGCAAACAG CTCGAGGAGGACATCGCGGCGATGGAGAAGCTAATGCGGGCGTCGGAGGACGAGCGGGACCGGGTGCTGGAGGAGCTGCACAAGGCGGAGGACAGCCTCCTGGCCGCCGACGAGGCCGCCGCCAAG GCTGAAGCCGATGTGGCCTCTCTGAACAGACGCATCCAGCTGgttgaggaagagctggatcGTGCCCAGGAGCGTCTGGCCACAGCCCtgcagaagctggaggaagcCGAGAAGGCAGCAGATGAGAGCGAGAG AGGCATGAAAGTCATTGAGAGCCGAGCCCAAAAGgatgaagagaaaatggaaattcagGAGATCCAACTGAAAGAGGCCAAGCACATTGCTGAAGATGCCGACCGCAAGTATGAAGAG GTGGCCCGTAAGCTGGTCATCATTGAGAGTGACTTGGAACGTGCAGAGGAACGGGCTGAGCTCTCAGAAGG CCAAGTTCGACAGCTGGAAGAACAATTAAGAATAATGGATCAGACCTTGAAAGCATTAATGGCTGCAGAGGATAAG TACTCACAGAAGGAAGACAAATATGAGGAAGAGATCAAGGTCCTTTCTGACAAGCTGAAGGAG GCTGAGACTCGGGCTGAATTTGCAGAGAGGTCAGTAACTAAATTGGAGAAAAGCATTGATGACTTAGAAG AGAAAGTGGCTCACGCCAAAGAAGAAAACCTTAGTATGCATCAGATGCTGGATCAGACTTTACTGGAGTTAAACAACATGTGA
- the TPM1 gene encoding tropomyosin alpha-1 chain isoform X8 gives MANSVSLSLSPSPSLSFPLSLCSCPSGSVHPHPSPAGSRCLLHPPPPPSPSPTANSQLEDELVSLQKKLKGTEDELDKYSEALKDAQEKLELAEKKATDAEADVASLNRRIQLVEEELDRAQERLATALQKLEEAEKAADESERGMKVIESRAQKDEEKMEIQEIQLKEAKHIAEDADRKYEEVARKLVIIESDLERAEERAELSEGQVRQLEEQLRIMDQTLKALMAAEDKYSQKEDKYEEEIKVLSDKLKEAETRAEFAERSVTKLEKSIDDLEDKFLCFTSPKTLSSSWTFHLSELCGLSLLQLSLALSVSFLP, from the exons ATGGCtaactctgtctctctctctctctctccctctccctccctgtctttccctctctccctctgttcctGTCCTTCTGGTTCTGTGCACCCACACCCCTCCCCTGCGGGATCACGCTGCCtgctgcaccccccccccccaccttccccGTCCCCCACGGCCAACTCCCAGCTGGAAGATGAGCTAGTGTCGCTGCAAAAGAAACTCAAGGGCACCGAAGATGAACTGGACAAATACTCCGAGGCTCTCAAAGATGCCCAGGAGAAGCTGGAGCTGGCGGAGAAAAAGGCCACCGAC GCTGAAGCCGATGTGGCCTCTCTGAACAGACGCATCCAGCTGgttgaggaagagctggatcGTGCCCAGGAGCGTCTGGCCACAGCCCtgcagaagctggaggaagcCGAGAAGGCAGCAGATGAGAGCGAGAG AGGCATGAAAGTCATTGAGAGCCGAGCCCAAAAGgatgaagagaaaatggaaattcagGAGATCCAACTGAAAGAGGCCAAGCACATTGCTGAAGATGCCGACCGCAAGTATGAAGAG GTGGCCCGTAAGCTGGTCATCATTGAGAGTGACTTGGAACGTGCAGAGGAACGGGCTGAGCTCTCAGAAGG CCAAGTTCGACAGCTGGAAGAACAATTAAGAATAATGGATCAGACCTTGAAAGCATTAATGGCTGCAGAGGATAAG TACTCACAGAAGGAAGACAAATATGAGGAAGAGATCAAGGTCCTTTCTGACAAGCTGAAGGAG GCTGAGACTCGGGCTGAATTTGCAGAGAGGTCAGTAACTAAATTGGAGAAAAGCATTGATGACTTAGAAG ATAAGTTTCTTTGCTTCACTTCTCCCAAGACCCTTTCATCAAGCTGGACGttccacctctctgagctctgCGGTTTGTCTCTTCTCCAGCTGAGCCTGGCTCTTTCTGTCAGCTTCCTGCCGTAG
- the TPM1 gene encoding tropomyosin alpha-1 chain isoform X12 has product MDAIKKKMQMLKLDKENALDRAEQAEADKKAAEDRSKQLEEDIAAMEKLMRASEDERDRVLEELHKAEDSLLAADEAAAKAEADVASLNRRIQLVEEELDRAQERLATALQKLEEAEKAADESERGMKVIESRAQKDEEKMEIQEIQLKEAKHIAEDADRKYEEVARKLVIIESDLERAEERAELSEGQVRQLEEQLRIMDQTLKALMAAEDKYSQKEDKYEEEIKVLSDKLKEAETRAEFAERSVTKLEKSIDDLEDKFLCFTSPKTLSSSWTFHLSELCGLSLLQLSLALSVSFLP; this is encoded by the exons ATGGACGCCATCAAGAAGAAGATGCAAATGCTGAAGCTCGACAAGGAGAACGCCTTGGATCGAGCGGAGCAGGCAGAGGCCGATAAGAAGGCGGCGGAGGACAGGAGCAAACAG CTCGAGGAGGACATCGCGGCGATGGAGAAGCTAATGCGGGCGTCGGAGGACGAGCGGGACCGGGTGCTGGAGGAGCTGCACAAGGCGGAGGACAGCCTCCTGGCCGCCGACGAGGCCGCCGCCAAG GCTGAAGCCGATGTGGCCTCTCTGAACAGACGCATCCAGCTGgttgaggaagagctggatcGTGCCCAGGAGCGTCTGGCCACAGCCCtgcagaagctggaggaagcCGAGAAGGCAGCAGATGAGAGCGAGAG AGGCATGAAAGTCATTGAGAGCCGAGCCCAAAAGgatgaagagaaaatggaaattcagGAGATCCAACTGAAAGAGGCCAAGCACATTGCTGAAGATGCCGACCGCAAGTATGAAGAG GTGGCCCGTAAGCTGGTCATCATTGAGAGTGACTTGGAACGTGCAGAGGAACGGGCTGAGCTCTCAGAAGG CCAAGTTCGACAGCTGGAAGAACAATTAAGAATAATGGATCAGACCTTGAAAGCATTAATGGCTGCAGAGGATAAG TACTCACAGAAGGAAGACAAATATGAGGAAGAGATCAAGGTCCTTTCTGACAAGCTGAAGGAG GCTGAGACTCGGGCTGAATTTGCAGAGAGGTCAGTAACTAAATTGGAGAAAAGCATTGATGACTTAGAAG ATAAGTTTCTTTGCTTCACTTCTCCCAAGACCCTTTCATCAAGCTGGACGttccacctctctgagctctgCGGTTTGTCTCTTCTCCAGCTGAGCCTGGCTCTTTCTGTCAGCTTCCTGCCGTAG
- the TPM1 gene encoding tropomyosin alpha-1 chain isoform X14, whose amino-acid sequence MDAIKKKMQMLKLDKENALDRAEQAEADKKAAEDRSKQLEDELVSLQKKLKGTEDELDKYSEALKDAQEKLELAEKKATDAEADVASLNRRIQLVEEELDRAQERLATALQKLEEAEKAADESERGMKVIESRAQKDEEKMEIQEIQLKEAKHIAEDADRKYEEVARKLVIIESDLERAEERAELSEGKCAELEEELKTVTNNLKSLEAQAEKYSQKEDKYEEEIKVLSDKLKEAETRAEFAERSVTKLEKSIDDLEEKVAHAKEENLSMHQMLDQTLLELNNM is encoded by the exons ATGGACGCCATCAAGAAGAAGATGCAAATGCTGAAGCTCGACAAGGAGAACGCCTTGGATCGAGCGGAGCAGGCAGAGGCCGATAAGAAGGCGGCGGAGGACAGGAGCAAACAG CTGGAAGATGAGCTAGTGTCGCTGCAAAAGAAACTCAAGGGCACCGAAGATGAACTGGACAAATACTCCGAGGCTCTCAAAGATGCCCAGGAGAAGCTGGAGCTGGCGGAGAAAAAGGCCACCGAC GCTGAAGCCGATGTGGCCTCTCTGAACAGACGCATCCAGCTGgttgaggaagagctggatcGTGCCCAGGAGCGTCTGGCCACAGCCCtgcagaagctggaggaagcCGAGAAGGCAGCAGATGAGAGCGAGAG AGGCATGAAAGTCATTGAGAGCCGAGCCCAAAAGgatgaagagaaaatggaaattcagGAGATCCAACTGAAAGAGGCCAAGCACATTGCTGAAGATGCCGACCGCAAGTATGAAGAG GTGGCCCGTAAGCTGGTCATCATTGAGAGTGACTTGGAACGTGCAGAGGAACGGGCTGAGCTCTCAGAAGG CAAATGTGCCGAGCTTGAAGAAGAATTGAAAACTGTGACGAACAACTTGAAGTCACTGGAGGCTCAGGCTGAGAAG TACTCACAGAAGGAAGACAAATATGAGGAAGAGATCAAGGTCCTTTCTGACAAGCTGAAGGAG GCTGAGACTCGGGCTGAATTTGCAGAGAGGTCAGTAACTAAATTGGAGAAAAGCATTGATGACTTAGAAG AGAAAGTGGCTCACGCCAAAGAAGAAAACCTTAGTATGCATCAGATGCTGGATCAGACTTTACTGGAGTTAAACAACATGTGA